The proteins below come from a single Ancylothrix sp. D3o genomic window:
- a CDS encoding response regulator transcription factor, giving the protein MSTVLVVDDSATLREMLSILLTNNGINVIEACDGVEAKEKIQATCPDLVVVDIVMPRMNGYDLCRWLKSDPKARKVPVVMCSSKIQDFDRYWGMKQGADAYVSKPFHPNEMLETVKVLLGNAGR; this is encoded by the coding sequence ATGAGTACAGTTTTAGTTGTTGATGACAGTGCAACGCTTCGAGAAATGCTTTCGATACTCTTGACAAATAACGGAATTAATGTTATTGAAGCTTGCGATGGAGTAGAAGCTAAAGAGAAAATTCAGGCAACTTGTCCTGATTTGGTGGTGGTGGATATTGTCATGCCTCGGATGAATGGCTATGATTTGTGCCGGTGGTTAAAAAGTGACCCAAAAGCTCGCAAAGTGCCGGTGGTGATGTGTTCGAGCAAAATACAAGATTTTGATCGCTATTGGGGGATGAAACAAGGGGCAGATGCTTATGTTTCTAAGCCTTTCCATCCGAATGAGATGTTAGAAACGGTGAAAGTTCTTTTGGGAAATGCGGGCCGATAA
- a CDS encoding response regulator transcription factor has product MIRVLLVDDQNLIRSGLKVVLQTEPDIEIVGEASDGQSAIQKVETLMPDVVLMDIHMPVMDGVTATKIISERFSGVKVLVLTTFDEDEYVADALRCGAMGYLLKDMPTEELAAAIRTVDKGYTQIGPGLVEKIMAKWAAPATSQPPSLPPGWSELTPREREILKLISQGSSNKEIAKTLFISEGTVKNHVTSILHRLNVRDRTQAAIIANSFLPLLENQNE; this is encoded by the coding sequence ATGATTCGCGTGCTGTTGGTGGATGATCAAAATTTAATTCGTTCTGGCTTAAAAGTTGTGCTACAAACAGAGCCAGATATCGAAATCGTTGGCGAAGCCTCCGACGGCCAAAGTGCTATTCAAAAGGTAGAAACTTTGATGCCGGATGTGGTGCTGATGGATATTCATATGCCGGTGATGGATGGCGTGACGGCAACCAAAATTATCTCAGAACGCTTTTCTGGGGTAAAGGTTTTAGTGCTGACAACGTTTGATGAAGATGAATATGTAGCTGATGCTTTGCGGTGTGGGGCAATGGGTTATTTATTAAAAGATATGCCCACCGAAGAATTAGCCGCTGCCATCCGAACGGTTGATAAAGGTTATACCCAAATTGGCCCCGGTTTAGTAGAAAAAATTATGGCAAAATGGGCTGCACCGGCCACCAGTCAGCCTCCCTCTTTACCCCCCGGATGGTCAGAGTTAACCCCCAGAGAACGGGAAATTTTAAAGTTAATTTCTCAAGGTTCAAGTAATAAAGAAATTGCCAAAACTCTGTTTATCTCTGAGGGTACTGTCAAAAATCATGTCACGAGTATTTTACATCGCTTAAATGTCCGCGACCGCACCCAAGCTGCCATTATTGCTAATTCATTTTTGCCTTTGTTAGAAAATCAAAATGAATAG
- the zds gene encoding 9,9'-di-cis-zeta-carotene desaturase, translated as MRVAIAGAGLAGMATAVDLVDAGHEVELFESRPFVGGKVGSWVDADGNHLEMGLHVFFGCYYNLFELMRKVGAGENLRLKQHTHTFVNRGGVTGELDFRFITGAPFNGLKAFFTTSQLSLQDKIQNSIALGTSPIVRGLIDFDGAMKTIRNLDKVSFADWFRSHGGSDGSIKRMWNPIAYALGFIDCENISARCMLTIFQFFAVKTEASVLRMLEGSPAEYLHKPIVKYIEDRGGKFYTRRRVREILFEENSGETRVTGIRVASGESEETITADAYVFACDVPGIQRVLPSAWRKWPEFDNIYKLDAVPVATVQLRFDGWVTEMHDPAKRKQLEQAEGLDNLLYTPDADFSCFADLALTSPADYYRKGEGSLLQLVLTPGDPFIKESNEAIAQHVLKQVHDLFPSSRELNMTWYSVVKLAQSLYREAPGMDLYRPAQKTPVGNFFLAGSYTQQDYIDSMEGATLSGRQAAKAILESAGTLTGDFKSSAVVR; from the coding sequence ATGCGTGTAGCGATTGCCGGTGCAGGACTGGCAGGCATGGCCACAGCCGTTGATTTAGTGGATGCCGGTCACGAAGTCGAACTTTTTGAATCTCGCCCTTTTGTGGGGGGGAAAGTTGGCAGTTGGGTTGATGCAGATGGCAATCATCTTGAAATGGGGTTGCACGTTTTTTTTGGCTGCTATTACAACTTATTTGAGTTGATGCGAAAAGTTGGGGCCGGTGAAAACCTGCGTTTAAAACAACATACCCATACTTTTGTAAACCGGGGTGGAGTGACTGGTGAACTTGATTTTCGCTTTATCACCGGCGCCCCTTTTAATGGTTTAAAGGCTTTCTTTACCACATCTCAGCTATCTTTGCAAGATAAAATCCAAAATTCTATTGCTTTGGGGACAAGTCCCATCGTTCGCGGATTAATTGATTTTGATGGGGCAATGAAAACGATTCGCAATTTGGATAAGGTTAGTTTTGCGGATTGGTTTCGCAGTCATGGCGGTAGTGATGGCAGTATTAAGCGGATGTGGAACCCCATTGCTTATGCTTTGGGTTTTATTGATTGTGAAAATATTTCTGCCCGTTGTATGTTGACAATTTTTCAGTTTTTCGCTGTAAAAACTGAGGCTTCGGTGTTGCGAATGTTGGAAGGTTCACCGGCAGAATATTTGCACAAACCAATTGTTAAATATATCGAAGATCGCGGCGGGAAGTTTTACACGCGACGCCGGGTAAGGGAGATTTTGTTTGAGGAAAATAGCGGTGAAACTCGTGTGACGGGGATTCGCGTTGCTTCTGGTGAGTCGGAGGAAACGATTACAGCGGATGCCTATGTGTTTGCTTGTGATGTACCGGGGATACAGCGGGTGTTACCCAGCGCGTGGCGTAAATGGCCGGAGTTTGACAATATTTATAAGCTGGATGCGGTGCCGGTGGCAACAGTTCAGTTACGCTTTGATGGTTGGGTAACGGAAATGCACGATCCGGCAAAACGCAAGCAATTAGAGCAAGCGGAGGGGCTGGATAATTTGCTTTATACTCCTGATGCAGATTTTTCGTGTTTTGCGGATTTGGCGTTAACAAGTCCGGCTGATTACTACCGCAAAGGTGAGGGTTCACTGTTGCAGTTGGTGTTGACTCCTGGTGATCCGTTTATTAAGGAGAGTAATGAGGCAATTGCTCAGCACGTTTTAAAACAGGTGCATGATTTGTTCCCCTCTTCGCGGGAGTTGAATATGACGTGGTACAGTGTGGTCAAGCTGGCGCAATCTTTGTATCGGGAAGCGCCGGGAATGGATTTGTACAGGCCGGCACAAAAGACGCCGGTGGGTAATTTCTTTCTTGCGGGAAGTTACACGCAGCAAGATTATATCGATAGTATGGAAGGGGCGACGCTTTCGGGCCGGCAGGCTGCTAAGGCGATTTTGGAAAGTGCTGGAACATTAACCGGTGATTTCAAAAGTTCTGCTGTCGTGAGATAG
- a CDS encoding SRPBCC family protein encodes MSNWLEHSVQIEVAVPIDFVWNLWSDLEQMPRWMKWIDSVEVVDNDPDLSRWKLSTGGLDFSWLSRNTKVIPQQIIQWESVDGLPNRGAVRFYDRKGSSIVKMTIAYAIPGIIGQIMDSLFLGRVVESTLQADLDRFRDYALKAYGN; translated from the coding sequence ATGTCTAACTGGTTAGAGCATAGTGTACAAATTGAGGTGGCGGTTCCGATTGATTTTGTCTGGAATTTGTGGTCAGATTTAGAACAAATGCCCCGCTGGATGAAATGGATTGATTCGGTTGAGGTGGTAGATAATGACCCAGATTTGTCGCGCTGGAAGTTGTCAACCGGCGGTTTAGATTTTAGCTGGTTATCGCGCAATACAAAGGTAATTCCTCAGCAAATTATTCAATGGGAATCGGTGGATGGTTTGCCCAATAGGGGCGCAGTTAGGTTTTATGACCGCAAGGGAAGTAGCATTGTTAAGATGACGATTGCTTATGCAATTCCGGGGATTATTGGTCAAATTATGGATAGTTTGTTTTTGGGACGGGTGGTGGAGTCTACGCTTCAAGCTGATTTAGACCGGTTTCGAGATTATGCACTTAAGGCTTATGGGAATTGA
- a CDS encoding 2Fe-2S iron-sulfur cluster-binding protein, with protein MPKITFLPDNISVEAEVGEALLEVAKRCGVSIPTGCLMGSCHACEVELEDGEIICACISGVPAGKDEITLNLFVDPVW; from the coding sequence ATGCCTAAAATTACTTTTTTACCTGATAATATCAGCGTAGAAGCTGAGGTGGGAGAAGCGTTATTAGAAGTAGCAAAAAGGTGCGGTGTTTCTATTCCCACCGGCTGTCTCATGGGTTCTTGTCATGCCTGCGAAGTCGAATTAGAGGATGGCGAAATTATCTGTGCTTGTATTTCAGGAGTGCCGGCGGGAAAAGATGAAATTACCCTCAATCTTTTTGTTGATCCAGTTTGGTAG
- the cobQ gene encoding cobyric acid synthase CobQ, translated as MKAIMVVGTTSHAGKSLITTAICRILSRRGWRVTPFKGQNMALNAYVTNTGGEMGYAQAVQAWAAGVTPWVEMNPILLKPQGDMTSQVIIKGKVAGKVSASDYYEQYFDIGWQAIQESLQQLSGEFDVIVCEGAGSPAEVNLKHRDLTNMRVARHLNAKTLLVVDIDRGGSFAHVVGTLQLLDPEERALIKGIVINKFRGQRSILEPGIKWLEEYTGIKVAGVIPWIELDFPAEDSLSLLERVSRKTQSELTIGVIRLPRISNFTDFDPLEAESSVTVKYIHPKQSLGHPDAVIIPGSKTSISDLKILQQTGMAKEIQDYVAAGGTVMGICGGFQMLGQSIVDPDGLEGEEGRFEGLGLLPLKTLITPQKIARQRQVTSNKPQAGLPVTGYEIHQGRSQIAEDKNISSLFDDPNLGVVDNEQLIWGTYLHGLFDNGPWRRSWLNNLRQQRGLKSLPTGIPNYREQRETLLDAVADIVGEHLDLTSVLS; from the coding sequence ATGAAAGCAATTATGGTAGTGGGCACAACCTCCCACGCAGGAAAATCTCTGATAACAACTGCGATATGTCGAATTCTTTCCCGTCGCGGTTGGCGAGTCACCCCTTTTAAAGGGCAAAACATGGCCTTAAACGCCTACGTCACCAACACTGGCGGCGAAATGGGTTATGCACAAGCCGTACAAGCATGGGCTGCCGGTGTCACACCTTGGGTAGAAATGAACCCCATTTTATTAAAACCCCAAGGCGATATGACCTCCCAAGTTATTATTAAAGGCAAAGTTGCCGGCAAAGTTTCAGCCTCCGATTATTATGAACAATATTTCGATATTGGTTGGCAAGCCATCCAAGAATCCCTCCAACAATTAAGCGGAGAATTTGATGTAATTGTCTGTGAAGGTGCCGGTTCCCCCGCCGAAGTTAACCTCAAACATCGTGACCTCACAAACATGAGAGTCGCCCGTCATTTAAACGCCAAAACCCTCTTAGTTGTAGATATTGATCGCGGCGGTTCTTTTGCTCATGTTGTCGGAACTTTACAATTACTAGACCCCGAAGAACGCGCCTTAATTAAAGGAATAGTTATCAATAAATTTCGCGGACAAAGATCAATATTAGAACCAGGCATAAAATGGTTGGAAGAATACACCGGCATCAAAGTAGCCGGCGTTATTCCCTGGATAGAACTAGACTTCCCAGCCGAAGATTCCCTATCATTATTAGAAAGAGTTTCTCGGAAAACTCAAAGCGAATTAACCATTGGAGTTATTCGTCTTCCTCGCATTTCCAATTTTACCGATTTTGACCCCCTCGAAGCCGAATCAAGCGTTACAGTAAAATACATTCATCCCAAACAATCTTTAGGCCATCCTGATGCAGTAATTATCCCCGGTTCTAAAACAAGCATTTCTGATTTAAAAATCTTGCAACAAACCGGCATGGCAAAAGAAATTCAAGATTATGTGGCCGCCGGTGGTACAGTCATGGGAATTTGTGGCGGGTTTCAAATGTTAGGACAAAGCATTGTAGACCCCGATGGATTGGAAGGTGAAGAAGGCCGGTTTGAAGGATTAGGATTACTACCTTTAAAAACCCTGATTACTCCCCAAAAAATTGCCCGTCAGCGTCAAGTAACCTCCAACAAACCCCAGGCCGGTTTACCTGTGACTGGTTACGAAATTCATCAAGGACGTAGCCAAATTGCCGAAGATAAAAACATTAGTTCCCTCTTTGATGATCCGAATTTGGGAGTCGTTGATAACGAACAATTAATCTGGGGAACCTATTTACACGGCCTTTTTGATAATGGCCCCTGGCGTCGTTCTTGGTTAAATAATCTCCGCCAACAACGAGGTTTAAAATCTCTCCCCACCGGCATCCCTAACTACCGCGAACAACGCGAAACTTTACTCGATGCTGTTGCCGATATTGTCGGTGAACATTTAGATTTAACATCGGTTTTATCTTAA
- a CDS encoding Npun_F0494 family protein codes for MIATATKTDSTIAYSPRTVLRAEIAMRCAPFSLKFYATMLQQSVGLQSIAGSAGVENHYTTQPQSELSAEGALMWLIQVGLLRREVDGQGLTDSFRLTPLGRQLVEKWQSQGGTWPAPSWLDRLKNSFNRWFRLPF; via the coding sequence ATGATTGCAACTGCAACAAAAACTGACTCCACCATCGCTTACTCCCCGCGCACCGTCCTCCGCGCCGAAATAGCCATGCGTTGCGCCCCATTTTCCCTAAAATTTTATGCAACCATGCTACAGCAAAGCGTTGGCCTGCAAAGCATTGCCGGCTCCGCAGGAGTTGAAAACCACTACACCACCCAACCCCAAAGCGAACTCAGCGCCGAAGGTGCCTTGATGTGGCTGATACAAGTTGGCCTGTTGCGGAGAGAAGTTGATGGTCAAGGGTTAACCGACAGTTTCCGCCTCACTCCCCTGGGCCGGCAACTCGTCGAAAAATGGCAATCTCAAGGCGGAACCTGGCCGGCCCCCTCATGGCTAGACCGGCTCAAAAATTCTTTTAATCGTTGGTTTCGTTTGCCTTTTTAA
- a CDS encoding PAS domain S-box protein: MENTYRSLEVCEKVTPLTVRRINSVQSFSKIAGVGVTVIGSAVFLGWMFDVGWLKSVLPGLVSMKPYAALSFILAGISLWLLGQNQGTKKQNGLGARLSKIFAGGAIVISLLTIIQYALNVDLGIDRLLFRESLGEIANAAGGRMAPNTAFAFLLNGSALWLLNRRPLNNRGIQLLSLGAFLVAFAGFLGYVYGNAYFYSAGSHTAMAIHTSVALLLLSLGILFARAEGGFISVFTSDCAGGLMARKLFPSAVLIPSFLGWLVLVGYRFKIYTSEMGFSLFSVLTMGVFAVLIWATAHSLAKSDRLRKQVEKDLLKSKIELEDRVLERTALLQQVNERLQTEISERIGAENAVKKSLNLLQAVIESIPDSIFVKDINGRYLIANSASARMIGKENEQIIGRDDRELFGGEIGAIIKESEKRIIKFGVVEVSEERVFLGGETRTYLLTKNVYRDLDGNICGLVGIARDITERKLSEEALKLREERYRSLILATSQMVWMTDAQGMIVEDVPSWRAYTGQSIEECMGWGWIDAIHPEDRVRTALHWNRAVETKSIYEVEHRIKDADGKYRHFWVRGVPVLGEDGSIREWIGTDTDITERVNAETILRESEGRYRQQAKELEKAIFELQRTQAQLIQSEKISSLGQLVAGVAHEINNPINFIYGNVSYASEYAQDLLNLLKLYQQYYPNPPAEIEEAAEASDLDFLKEDLPRLLSSMRLGADRIRDLVLSLRNFSRLDEAEMKQVNIHEGIESTLLILQPRLKAKPGYGQMEVIKNYGYLPEVECYPGQLNQVFMNVLANAIDALEEYAHLRVLSGGELYSPKISIRTEQCHADWISIHVSDNGPGIPHEVIGRLFDPFFTTKPVGKGTGLGLSISYQIVVEKHGGKLKCLSRPGEGAEFVIEIPVSQKVKKFAFNELN; encoded by the coding sequence TTGGAAAATACATATCGGAGTTTAGAAGTGTGTGAAAAAGTAACCCCCCTGACGGTACGGAGAATCAATTCTGTACAAAGCTTTTCCAAAATAGCTGGGGTGGGAGTAACGGTGATTGGTAGTGCGGTGTTTTTGGGTTGGATGTTTGATGTGGGTTGGTTAAAAAGCGTACTCCCCGGACTGGTGAGCATGAAACCCTACGCAGCACTGAGCTTTATTTTGGCTGGAATAAGTTTGTGGTTACTGGGGCAAAATCAGGGAACCAAAAAGCAAAATGGTTTAGGCGCTAGGCTGTCTAAAATTTTTGCTGGCGGGGCTATTGTTATTAGTTTGCTGACAATTATTCAGTATGCTTTGAATGTAGATTTGGGAATTGATCGGCTGTTGTTTAGAGAAAGTTTGGGCGAAATCGCTAATGCTGCGGGGGGTAGGATGGCTCCCAATACGGCTTTTGCTTTTTTGCTGAATGGATCGGCATTGTGGTTGCTAAATAGGCGACCCCTGAATAATCGGGGGATTCAATTGTTAAGTTTAGGGGCGTTTTTGGTGGCTTTTGCGGGATTTTTGGGATATGTTTATGGCAATGCTTATTTTTATAGCGCCGGTTCCCATACTGCAATGGCAATACATACGAGCGTGGCTTTATTATTGCTGAGTTTGGGTATTTTATTTGCCCGTGCAGAGGGGGGATTTATTTCTGTGTTCACGAGTGATTGTGCCGGTGGGTTGATGGCGAGAAAGTTATTTCCTTCGGCGGTTTTGATTCCTTCTTTTTTAGGGTGGTTGGTGTTAGTCGGTTATCGGTTTAAGATTTACACTTCAGAAATGGGTTTTTCCCTTTTTAGTGTTTTAACGATGGGGGTTTTTGCGGTTTTAATTTGGGCAACTGCTCACTCTTTGGCTAAGTCTGACCGGCTCCGCAAACAAGTGGAAAAAGACTTGCTAAAATCAAAGATTGAACTCGAAGACCGGGTGTTAGAAAGGACTGCGCTTTTGCAACAAGTAAATGAGCGTCTGCAAACCGAAATTAGCGAACGCATTGGGGCTGAAAATGCTGTCAAAAAAAGTTTAAATTTGTTGCAAGCCGTGATAGAAAGCATCCCTGATTCAATTTTTGTTAAAGATATTAATGGGCGATATTTGATTGCCAATTCTGCCTCGGCGAGGATGATTGGAAAGGAAAACGAACAAATAATCGGCAGAGATGATAGGGAGTTATTTGGGGGTGAAATTGGAGCGATTATCAAAGAAAGTGAAAAGAGAATTATTAAGTTTGGTGTTGTGGAAGTTTCAGAAGAGAGAGTGTTTTTAGGAGGCGAAACCCGAACGTATTTGTTAACAAAAAATGTTTACCGGGATTTAGACGGAAATATTTGTGGGTTGGTGGGAATTGCTAGGGATATTACGGAAAGAAAATTGTCTGAAGAAGCGCTTAAACTGCGAGAAGAACGTTATCGCTCTTTGATTTTAGCGACGTCTCAAATGGTGTGGATGACAGACGCACAAGGTATGATTGTTGAAGATGTGCCAAGCTGGAGAGCTTACACCGGCCAAAGTATTGAAGAGTGTATGGGTTGGGGTTGGATTGATGCAATTCATCCCGAAGATCGCGTGCGTACTGCTCTGCATTGGAATCGCGCGGTGGAAACAAAAAGCATTTATGAAGTGGAACATCGCATTAAGGATGCTGATGGAAAATACCGTCATTTTTGGGTGCGGGGTGTGCCGGTTTTAGGAGAAGATGGCAGTATTCGAGAGTGGATTGGCACGGATACAGATATTACAGAACGGGTGAATGCAGAAACTATTTTGCGAGAGTCGGAAGGGCGATATCGTCAGCAAGCAAAAGAGCTAGAAAAAGCTATATTTGAGTTGCAAAGAACTCAAGCGCAGTTAATTCAAAGCGAAAAAATTTCATCGCTGGGACAATTGGTGGCTGGGGTTGCCCATGAAATTAATAACCCGATTAATTTTATTTATGGCAATGTTAGTTATGCCAGTGAATATGCCCAAGATTTGCTTAACCTTCTGAAACTTTACCAGCAATACTATCCTAATCCGCCCGCAGAAATTGAAGAAGCCGCAGAAGCCTCAGACCTCGATTTTTTGAAGGAAGATTTGCCAAGGCTGCTTTCTTCGATGCGTTTGGGGGCTGATCGAATTCGGGATTTGGTGTTGTCTTTGCGGAATTTTTCTCGGTTGGATGAAGCGGAAATGAAGCAGGTTAATATTCACGAAGGAATAGAGTCTACACTGTTAATTTTGCAACCCCGGCTGAAAGCTAAACCCGGATATGGGCAGATGGAAGTTATCAAAAATTATGGTTATTTGCCAGAGGTTGAATGCTATCCAGGGCAGCTTAATCAGGTGTTTATGAATGTGCTGGCAAATGCTATCGATGCTTTGGAAGAATATGCTCACTTGCGGGTACTTTCGGGGGGGGAACTCTATAGTCCTAAAATTTCTATCCGCACCGAACAATGCCATGCTGACTGGATTTCAATCCATGTTAGTGATAATGGCCCCGGAATTCCGCATGAAGTGATTGGACGACTTTTTGATCCATTTTTTACGACGAAGCCGGTGGGAAAAGGCACTGGTTTAGGTTTGTCTATTAGCTATCAAATTGTGGTCGAAAAGCACGGCGGTAAGCTTAAGTGTCTTTCCCGTCCGGGTGAAGGTGCGGAGTTTGTGATTGAAATTCCTGTGAGCCAAAAAGTAAAAAAGTTTGCTTTTAATGAACTAAATTAA
- a CDS encoding DUF2358 domain-containing protein has protein sequence MSENQIQMQQLIETLKHDLPTLFEKDISYDIYSQDIYFKDPVNTFKGKFNYRIIFWTLRFHAKLFFKEIYFDVHEVSQIEENLIIAKWTVRGILRLPWKTELLFNGDSNYKLNHDRLIYEHIDRWDRRPGEILKQFLPQKK, from the coding sequence ATGAGCGAAAATCAAATTCAAATGCAGCAGCTAATAGAAACGCTGAAACACGACTTACCCACACTTTTTGAAAAAGACATTTCCTATGATATTTACAGCCAAGATATTTACTTTAAAGATCCCGTCAATACCTTTAAAGGCAAATTCAATTACCGCATTATCTTTTGGACATTGCGATTTCATGCCAAGCTTTTTTTCAAAGAAATTTACTTTGACGTGCATGAGGTCAGCCAAATAGAAGAAAATCTAATTATCGCCAAATGGACAGTACGGGGAATATTGCGGCTGCCTTGGAAAACAGAACTATTATTTAACGGTGATTCTAACTATAAACTTAATCACGACCGATTAATTTACGAACATATTGATCGGTGGGATCGCCGGCCCGGAGAAATTTTAAAACAATTTTTACCTCAAAAAAAGTAG
- a CDS encoding acyltransferase, translated as MSCGAIVLACDTGRIKQAISGMPIMSLGVKLPSKLKIQSVRVSSAFQFACYNVTGKGYFLFLSVYKMSSQKIHLKKLDSLRGLASLYVVLHNLVYGLYGLDMISENWKLLFFAGQEAVMLFFLISGFVIYLSTHQKNLDFRSFCVRRFRRIYFPFLLSILLSIIIFYFNGNLAEKFSWQELIGNLLLLQDFGRVKPGNWFSPFLGNLPLWSLSYEWWFYMLFYPIYKFLPESKRLYIILAFSACCYLIFTAYPNHLCLVGSYLIIWWG; from the coding sequence TTGAGTTGTGGTGCTATTGTACTCGCTTGTGACACCGGCAGGATAAAACAAGCCATCTCAGGGATGCCGATTATGTCGCTTGGGGTGAAACTTCCGAGTAAACTTAAGATCCAATCTGTGCGAGTTTCCTCAGCGTTTCAGTTCGCTTGCTATAACGTCACCGGCAAGGGTTATTTTCTTTTTTTAAGTGTGTATAAAATGAGCAGCCAAAAAATTCATCTGAAAAAGCTTGATAGTCTGCGAGGTTTGGCTTCGCTTTATGTTGTTTTGCATAATCTTGTTTATGGCTTGTATGGCTTAGACATGATTTCAGAAAATTGGAAGCTGTTGTTTTTTGCCGGCCAAGAAGCCGTAATGTTATTTTTTCTAATCAGCGGTTTTGTGATTTATTTATCTACTCATCAAAAAAACCTTGATTTTCGCTCCTTTTGTGTGCGCCGGTTTAGAAGAATCTATTTCCCCTTTCTTTTATCTATTCTTTTATCTATCATTATTTTCTATTTTAATGGGAACTTAGCAGAAAAGTTTTCTTGGCAAGAACTCATCGGCAATTTACTTTTACTTCAAGATTTTGGCCGCGTTAAACCGGGAAATTGGTTTAGCCCCTTTTTAGGCAATTTACCCCTATGGTCTTTGTCTTATGAGTGGTGGTTTTATATGCTTTTTTACCCGATTTACAAGTTTTTACCAGAATCGAAACGGCTTTACATTATTTTAGCCTTTTCCGCCTGTTGTTACCTGATTTTTACTGCTTACCCCAATCATCTTTGTTTGGTTGGTTCTTATCTAATTATTTGGTGGGGTTGA
- a CDS encoding glycoside hydrolase family 10 protein, whose translation MELRGVWLTNTASKVLHSRDNIKEAMEFLAETGFNFVFPVVWNKALTMYPSQVMLENFGVEIDPLYKGRDPLAELIEEAKKVNLKVIPWFEYGFATSYNLNGGHLLAKKPEWGAKDQAGNLLNKNGFEWMNALDPQVQEFMLNMVLEVVKNYDIDGVQGDDRMPAFPSEGGYDVATIERYRQMFEKDPPQNPKDPQWVQWRADILTGFLERIYTEVKALKPEIAVSMSPNIYKWGLDEYLQDSKTWVNRQLVDLIHPQLYRRDFGSYKSLIDKLVTEQFTPEQLPKLFPGILIKLGPYRISAEDLVRKIEYNRSVGIQGEVLFFYEGLRENDGALAKALREGPYGRPASEVPMFSAKNRNLPGFSFQRVFPRFYAVLSRFRAWLRF comes from the coding sequence ATGGAATTGCGTGGAGTATGGCTAACAAATACCGCCAGTAAGGTATTACATTCGCGGGACAATATTAAAGAAGCAATGGAGTTTCTGGCGGAAACCGGCTTTAATTTTGTGTTTCCGGTGGTTTGGAATAAAGCCCTAACAATGTATCCCAGCCAAGTCATGCTGGAAAATTTTGGCGTAGAAATTGATCCGCTTTATAAAGGTCGAGATCCGCTGGCAGAATTAATAGAAGAAGCTAAAAAAGTTAATTTAAAAGTTATTCCTTGGTTTGAATATGGGTTTGCGACTTCGTATAACCTTAATGGTGGTCATCTTCTGGCTAAAAAACCTGAATGGGGGGCCAAAGACCAGGCCGGTAATTTACTGAATAAAAACGGCTTTGAGTGGATGAATGCTCTTGATCCGCAAGTGCAAGAATTTATGTTAAATATGGTTTTGGAAGTTGTCAAAAATTATGATATTGATGGCGTTCAAGGCGATGATCGAATGCCGGCTTTTCCTTCGGAGGGAGGGTATGATGTGGCAACAATTGAACGTTACCGGCAAATGTTTGAAAAAGACCCCCCGCAAAATCCAAAAGATCCCCAATGGGTACAGTGGCGTGCTGATATTCTCACCGGCTTTTTAGAACGTATTTACACTGAAGTAAAAGCGCTGAAACCAGAGATAGCAGTTTCGATGTCACCCAATATTTATAAATGGGGCTTGGATGAGTATTTGCAAGATTCAAAAACCTGGGTTAACCGTCAGTTAGTTGATTTGATTCACCCCCAACTTTACCGCCGCGATTTTGGAAGTTATAAAAGCCTCATAGATAAACTTGTTACCGAGCAATTTACGCCGGAACAATTACCAAAACTTTTCCCTGGAATTTTGATTAAATTGGGGCCATATCGTATCAGTGCGGAAGATTTAGTTAGGAAAATTGAGTATAATCGTTCGGTGGGAATTCAAGGGGAAGTTTTGTTTTTTTATGAAGGGTTAAGAGAGAATGATGGGGCTTTGGCAAAGGCTTTACGGGAGGGGCCGTATGGCAGGCCAGCATCGGAAGTTCCTATGTTTTCTGCTAAGAATAGAAATTTGCCTGGGTTTTCTTTTCAAAGAGTTTTTCCTCGCTTTTATGCGGTTTTAAGTCGCTTTCGTGCTTGGCTTCGTTTTTAG